The Elaeis guineensis isolate ETL-2024a chromosome 13, EG11, whole genome shotgun sequence genome includes a region encoding these proteins:
- the LOC105040023 gene encoding short-chain dehydrogenase reductase 3b-like, which produces MFQGFTSKSSSQDFIQPMSKPRLEGKVAIITGAASGIGEATARLFASNGATVVIADIQDELGTAVAASISPGKCSYKRCDVTDEKQVEETVNHVLRTHGRLDIMFSNAGVLGTAAPIMDVDMGELDRVMAVNVRGTAAAVKHAARAMVARGTRGSIICTASVASCRGGLGPPAYTASKHAVLGLVRAAAGELGQHGIRVNCVSPFGVATPLACGLKGMSPSKVEDACCAMANLKGVVLKTGHVAEAALFLASDESVFISGHNLVIDGGTTTVISSLQQLD; this is translated from the exons ATGTTTCAGGGTTTCACATCAAAGAGCAGCTCTCAGGATTTCATCCAACCAATGTCTAAGCCAAG GCTGGAAGGCAAGGTGGCCATCATCACCGGGGCGGCAAGCGGCATCGGCGAGGCCACGGCCAGACTCTTCGCCTCCAACGGAGCCACTGTCGTCATCGCCGACATCCAAGACGAGTTAGGCACCGCGGTCGCCGCCTCGATTAGTCCTGGCAAATGTAGCTACAAGCGCTGCGACGTGACCGACGAGAAGCAAGTCGAAGAGACGGTGAACCATGTCTTGCGTACCCACGGCCGGCTGGATATTATGTTCAGCAACGCCGGAGTCCTGGGCACGGCGGCACCCATCATGGACGTGGACATGGGCGAGCTCGATCGGGTCATGGCCGTGAACGTCCGAGGTACGGCGGCGGCCGTGAAGCACGCCGCGCGCGCGATGGTGGCTCGTGGGACGCGAGGGTCCATAATATGTACTGCGAGTGTTGCGTCGTGCCGAGGTGGGCTCGGCCCCCCGGCGTACACCGCATCGAAGCATGCGGTGCTGGGGTTGGTCCGGGCGGCCGCCGGCGAGCTCGGGCAGCATGGGATCCGGGTGAATTGCGTGTCCCCTTTCGGTGTGGCGACACCCTTGGCTTGTGGGCTCAAAGGCATGAGCCCAAGTAAGGTGGAGGACGCTTGCTGTGCCATGGCTAACTTGAAGGGTGTGGTGCTCAAGACCGGTCATGTTGCCGAGGCGGCGTTATTTCTGGCGTCCGATGAGTCGGTGTTTATCAGTGGACATAATTTAGTCATTGATGGAGGGACGACGACCGTTATTTCGAGTCTTCAACAGTTGGATTGA